In a genomic window of Bicyclus anynana chromosome 5, ilBicAnyn1.1, whole genome shotgun sequence:
- the LOC112043487 gene encoding MORN repeat-containing protein 3, protein MPFYHKPKAFTQLPTAAEKKSVKNGPHHAVFTSRFDKYVGDWKNDLKEGKGLFLTKTGKLYEGDWHLGFRHGFGTLSHRLPNGSFYLDYRGCWVRGKPEGVGWRYYENGDVYFGFWKSGKRHGYGKMWYKNGTYYVGYWNMSEREGMGMFVQENGNRYEGHWEDDLKSGLGRFYHLHTGQLQEGVWECSVCVKSKVSDIVIRQFCDLPTEYPIPPETLRNSLIILERSAIWLKQKIGEIDQKLKHCIDQM, encoded by the exons atgcCATTTTATCACAAACCGAAAGCATTTACACAACTACCAACAGCGGCCGAGAAGAAGTCTGTAAAGAATGGACCGCACCACGCAGTGTTCACGTCTAGGTTTGATAAATACGTGGGAGACTGGAAAAATGATTTGAAAGAAG GTAAAGggttatttttaactaaaactgGAAAATTATATGAAGGCGATTGGCATCTGGGGTTTAG ACATGGATTTGGAACTTTGAGCCATAGACTTCCAAACGGCAGTTTCTATTTAGACTACCGAGGGTGCTGGGTGAGGGGTAAACCGGAAGGCGTTGGCTGGCGGTACTATGAGAATGGCGACGTTTACTTCGGCTTCTGGAAAAGCGGCAAACGGCATGGATATGGAAAGATGTGGTACAAGAATGGAACGTATTACGTTGGGTATTGGAATATGAGCGAAAGAGAGGGGATGGGAATGTTTGTACAAG AAAATGGAAACCGGTACGAGGGCCACTGGGAAGATGATTTAAAGAGCGGTCTGGGTCGTTTCTACCATTTGCACACCGGGCAGTTGCAAGAGGGAGTTTGGGAATGCAGCGTTTGCGTCAAATCGAAGGTCTCCGATATCGTCATAAGACAGTTTTGCGATCTACCCACAGAGTACCCCATACCTCCG GAAACCCTAAGAAATTCGCTCATCATTTTAGAAAGAAGTGCAATATGGCTGAAACAAAAAATAGGAGAGATTGaccaaaaattaaaacactGTATCGATCAAAtgtaa